GACGCGTTTCAAGGCGAGGTAATCGCCCTTGCGCCCGACAGTGCGGACGTCGTGACCGGCATCGGTCGCAGCCTTGATCGCCTGCGCCGACCACAGATCATCGGCGAAGATCACCGCCGGCGACCCCTTCGGCAGCAGCACATCGAAAAGCCGCATCTTGGCGGCCATATATTCTTCAACGGTCGGATGATAATCCATGTGGTCGCGGCCGAGATTGGTGAAGGCGGCCGCCGCAAGCCTAGCGCCGTCGAGCCGGCATTGGTTGAGGCCGTGGCTGGAAGCCTCCATCGCCGCATGCGTGACACCTTCATCGGCAAGTTCGGCCAAGAGCTTGTGCAGCGACACCGGATCGGGCGTCGTCAGCGAACCATATTCGTTGCGCGTCGGCGAGACGACGCCGGTCGTGCCGATCATTGCCGCAGCATGACCCGCATGCGCCCAGATCTGCCGTGTGAAGGAGGCGACGGAAGTTTTGCCCGCCGTGCCGGTGACGGCGACTATGGTCTCGGGCTGCCTGGCGAAGAAGCGCGAAGCGGCGATCGAAAGGAAACGGCGAGGCTCTTTGACCGCAAGCACCGGGATGGAGGCATCGATGGCTTGGGAGGCGATCGCGACGGCAGCGCCCCGGCCGGCGGCATCCGCGATGAAGCCCGCGCCGTCCGCCTTGGTGCCGGCAACCGCGACGAAGGCATTGCCCGGCGCCACATGGCGGCTGTCAGAAGACAGGCCTGAGATGTCAAGCAAGCCTGCCGGGCCTTCGAGCTGTGCTTCAAGTTCCGGAAACTGATCTCCGGCCAGGTCTCGCAATTTCATCGAATGCACTTTTCTCTCTTGAAACCGGTTCACCCCTCGCGAATCGGCGCCGATATTCATTCACACTCAATAAGACACCAGCAAGGCCGATCCGCCCTCCCCGAATTTCGGCTCGATGCCGAGAATGGGGGCCGCACGGCTGATGATCTCGCGGGCGATCGGGCCTGCGGTACCGGCGGAGATCGTTCCGCCATAGGCCTTCTCGCCGGTTTTCGGCTCATCGCAGAAGGTGATCACGGCATATCTCGGATCGTTGATCGGGAATGCGGCAATGAAGGAATTGAAGTTCAGCGTCGCCGAATAACGACCGTTCACCACCTTGTCGGCCGTGCCGGTCTTGCTGCCGACGGCAAAGCCCGGCACGCGGGCGACGCGGCCCGATCCCTTGTATCCGTTGAAATCGAGGAGATAGCGGATCTCGTCGCTGGTCGTCTTCTTGATCACCTGCGTGGCGATCTCATCGGCCTGTTCGCGGCTGCGCGGCAGGAATGTCGGCTCGATCAGCTTGCCGCCGTTAACGAGGGCGGCCGCCGCCACGCCTGTCTGCAGCGCCGTCGTCGAGACGCCATGGCCGAAGGAAATCGTGATAGAATTGATCTTCTTCCAGACGCGCGGCTGGCTCGGCATCTTCACCTCAGGCAGTTCGGTCTGCATCTTCGTCAAGAGGCCGAACTTGGTCAGATAATCCTTCTGCGCGTCGATGCCGACAATGTCGATGACGCGCGCCGTGCCGATATTCGACGAATACTGGAAAATCTCAGGCACGGTCAGCCAGCGGCGCTGCCCATGGAAATCGTGGATGGTGAAGCCGCCGATATAGATCGATTTGCTGGCATCGAAACTGTCGGTCATCTTGACCTTGCCGCTGTCGAGCGCCATCGCCAGCGAAAAGGTCTTGAAAGTCGATCCCATTTCGAAGGTGCCGTTGGTCATCCGGTTGAGCCAACCCTCCTTGGCCCCTTGCTGCGGATCGTTCGGATCGAAATCCGGCGCCGAGGCCATCGCCAGCACTTCCCCGGTATGCACGTCGATAACAGCGGCACCGGCGCCCTTGGACTGGAAGTTGTTGACGGCGTTGACGACCGCGTCCCGGACGATGTTCTGGACGCGCAGGTCGATCGAAAGCCGCACCGGCTCGAGAGGCTGGTCGCTGGTCATGCCGACCGAGGCGAGGTCGGCGAGCCCCTGGTCGTCGATATATTTCTCCATCCCGGCAACGCCACGATTGTCGATGTTAACGTAGCCGAGGATGTGCGCGGCGGTAGAGCCGCCCGGATAGAACCGGCGCTTCTCCGGCCGGAAGCCGATGCCGGGAATGCCGAGGGCCAGGATCTGGCTCTGCTGCTTCGGCGTCAGCTGCCGGCGCAACCAGGCGAAATGCGAGGTCTTCGCCGAGAGCTTTTTATAGGTGTCCCTGACGTCGAGTTCGGGCAGCACCGTCGCAAGCTTCTCGACCGCCTCGTCGGCATCGACGATCTTGTTGGGCTCGGCAAACAGCGAGACGGTGCGGATGTCGGTCGCCAGCACTTCGCCGTTGCGGTCGAGAATGTCGGGGCGCGAGGCCATCAGCCGATCGGGCGGCAGGATGCTGGAGACGACCTCCTGATCCTTCATT
This Rhizobium sp. NZLR1 DNA region includes the following protein-coding sequences:
- a CDS encoding UDP-N-acetylmuramoyl-L-alanyl-D-glutamate--2,6-diaminopimelate ligase, whose translation is MNIGADSRGVNRFQERKVHSMKLRDLAGDQFPELEAQLEGPAGLLDISGLSSDSRHVAPGNAFVAVAGTKADGAGFIADAAGRGAAVAIASQAIDASIPVLAVKEPRRFLSIAASRFFARQPETIVAVTGTAGKTSVASFTRQIWAHAGHAAAMIGTTGVVSPTRNEYGSLTTPDPVSLHKLLAELADEGVTHAAMEASSHGLNQCRLDGARLAAAAFTNLGRDHMDYHPTVEEYMAAKMRLFDVLLPKGSPAVIFADDLWSAQAIKAATDAGHDVRTVGRKGDYLALKRVEHFRHKQTAEIHIDGEIFEVDIPLAGDFQVANALVAAGLAMSTGVAAKVAMAALEKLIGASGRLELVGHTKDGALAYVDYAHKPDALENVLGSVRPFTTGRVVVVFGCGGDRDRGKRPIMGEIACRLADVVIVTDDNPRSEEPASIRAEIMAAAPGASEIADRATAIREAVGMLRSGDTLIVAGKGHEEGQTIGSVTLPFSDHAEVRKALEEPQS
- a CDS encoding penicillin-binding protein 2, whose protein sequence is MSFLSRIMVLKSQAHFSAGVYNRFGGPSPAGLAIEGSRKKKSGQAKSRVGLLILGFMGVYVIIGGRLVEYAMKDQEVVSSILPPDRLMASRPDILDRNGEVLATDIRTVSLFAEPNKIVDADEAVEKLATVLPELDVRDTYKKLSAKTSHFAWLRRQLTPKQQSQILALGIPGIGFRPEKRRFYPGGSTAAHILGYVNIDNRGVAGMEKYIDDQGLADLASVGMTSDQPLEPVRLSIDLRVQNIVRDAVVNAVNNFQSKGAGAAVIDVHTGEVLAMASAPDFDPNDPQQGAKEGWLNRMTNGTFEMGSTFKTFSLAMALDSGKVKMTDSFDASKSIYIGGFTIHDFHGQRRWLTVPEIFQYSSNIGTARVIDIVGIDAQKDYLTKFGLLTKMQTELPEVKMPSQPRVWKKINSITISFGHGVSTTALQTGVAAAALVNGGKLIEPTFLPRSREQADEIATQVIKKTTSDEIRYLLDFNGYKGSGRVARVPGFAVGSKTGTADKVVNGRYSATLNFNSFIAAFPINDPRYAVITFCDEPKTGEKAYGGTISAGTAGPIAREIISRAAPILGIEPKFGEGGSALLVSY